The genomic segment CCAGCTCGCCCGGCAATTCAAATGATTTTCTAAAATAGACCACTCCCTTGTTATGCAGTTGCTGGTCCCGCCACCATCCCGGCACGGTAAAGGTAGGCCAGCTACTGTCGTTCCAGTCTGGCTTTATCCAGTCCCGGATACCGCGGTCCTGCTGCGCCAGCTGCATGCTGTCCAGTGCGGGGCGGTCGAGCAGCAGCCGGGGAAATTCTTTTAGCTGATCCTGGCTGATCCAGCTTTCTATATTCGAGCCGCCGAGGCTCGACACGAGCATGCCCACGGGTACACCGGTATGAGCATAGCTCTGCTGTGCATAGAAATAGGCCAATGCCGTCCAGTTCATCACTTCTGAGGCTACAGCGGAGTACCAGCGACCGCCGGTTATTTCGCTGCGGCGGTCCAGTGCACTCTGTGTCGGCACCTTAAAATAACGGATCATATGGTTATTGGATTCATTGATCTCCGGAAAGCGTTCTACCAGCCTTTCTATCGGTGTCTCCATATTGGACTGCCCCGAGCAAAGCCATACATCGCCGATCAGGACATCGCGGATAGCGATCTCATTCACCTGCAGCAGATAAGGGCCTCCGGCTTTCTGTGCCGGCAGTCTGATGGCCCAGTTACCTGCCGCATCCGCCTCAGTCAGGTAGCTTTGGCCACGAAAACGAACCGTTATTTTTTCACCGCTGTCGGCCCAGCCCCAGATTTTCAGTTCGGTATCACGCTGCAGCACCATGCGATCTGCTATCAGCGCAGGCAGCCGCACCGCTGCGGACGAGACTGCAGTATAGAGGAACAGAGCTAAGGTCAGGACAAGAGCACAGGCTTTTCTTTTTTTCATCTTCATACGATTGCACATTCCGCAAATAACAGTGCAGGACCGCTCATCCTGTACAGATGGCATGTCCTGCACTGTTATTAGTTATATCCGGGATTCTGGTAGGCTGCTTTTTCGGCTGCCGACATATCCATGGCATCCAGCTGTCCTTGCGGGATAGGCCGCAGGTAGTGGAAGGGTTGTATTGACCGAGTGAAGGTTGCTGCCGTGTGGTCACCTACATTCGAACCGGCAATACGATAGGTTTTAGCGATGTCGGACCAAGTCTGTGTACGCACGAGGTCATACCAGCGGTAGCCCTCACCATAATACTCACGCGAACGTTCGGCCAAGATGTAATTGAGCGTAATCTGAGCCGGCGTCGCAGCCAGCATTTCGGCACGGCGGTTGGCTTCCTTGGCCGTGTTGCCGTTGTTGTCCCAGCGCCATACCCCCGCGCGGCCGCGGATCACGTTGACCAGGTCACGTGCGCTCTTGCCGGCTTTGGCCGTCGCACCCTTCACTGCCGCCTCGGCAGCGATAAAGTACAGCTCGGAAAACTTGGCAATATTGAACGGCCGGGTGCTGCCCGCATTGGGCTGTCCCAAACCATTGCCGTTGTCGGTGCGGTAAGGGCCCAGCTTCCACAGTCCAGGATAGACACGGCGGCTGATGCCCTCCGGAGAGATCACATAGTCGGCCCTGCCGGGGAGTACCCCCGCCCCGATACTGCTTTTATAGGTTTTGTTGTCATAGTTGATCGGCGTCTGTGGCTCCTCATTCAAGAAAGTGAGAATGGCCTCTCCCGGTTTGACGGGCATGTTATTGGCGTTAAACAACGAAGGGTCGCTGATATTTGCCTTGTTCCAGTTGCCGCGGTACACCGTCGTGAAGGTGCCATCGTAGCGCGAGTCGTTGGTTTTGTCGGCAAAGGTTTCGGTCACCACGTTGATCGTCGGTGCCATCCGTGTCCATGGGCGCCCCAGTGCCTGGGCGGCCTCCCGCTGCACCGAGTTCACCAGATCGGCGGTATTCCAGGCCGTTGTTTTGGAGCTCGTGATCGACGTGTAATTCCAGGTCATCATCCAGCCCGCAAAGTTGTCGGGTGCACCGCCACTGCCATAGCTCAGGCTACCGCCATTATACAGCTCGCTGTCTTCGGTATGGTCGGCAAAAAGCAGGATCTCGTTGTTGCGGTCATTGGTCCCCACGTTGACATCGTAAAAGGTGGGCTGCAGGCCATACGGTCCAGGATTTTCAATAGCAGCCACGGCCATGTCGTAAGCCTGCTGGAAATACCAGGCGCTGGTCTTGCCATCGGGATCCGTCCGTGCGGTCTCCGGATAAGTCGGTATATTTTTCGGATTTTCCAGCCACCAGGCGTAGGTCAGGTAGGCCTTTGCCAAATATAAGCGGGCCACCGTCTTGCTCACGGCCCCCTTTAAGCGCGGTGCATCGGGCAGATCGCTAATGGCCTTAGTCAGGTCCGGGAAAATAGCCCGTGTATACACTTCAGCCACGGTATTGCGTTTGGATTTACGCTCCACAGAGGTACTGTATTTGAGTTCGCCCCCACCCAGGTCGAGCGGCACGCCACCAAAAGTCTGTACCAGCAGGAAATAATCAAATGCCCGGAAAAAGTGTGCTTCGGCGATGATCGCGGGCGAGGTGCCCACTGCCGGTGCATTTTCGATGATGCCCGAGGCCATGTTGATGTTGGGCAGGGCGGCCTGCCATGCCACATCCGCCCTGCTATTTACAGCCGTCATCGTACTGAGACCTGTAAAGTCCATCACCTGAAAGTTTTCGTCCGCACTCTGCGCATAGGTCACCTCATCGGTCCCCGTCAGGCAGGCATTGTAATAATAGGCCTGTCCATAGATATAGCGCAGGTGGGCATAGAGTCCCACAATACTGTTGTTGATACCGTTTGGTGTCTTAAAATCCCCCGGCGTAAAGATTCCTCTGGGCTGTTCATCCAAAAATTTGGAGCAGCTGTTCATGCCGAGCATCAGTGAACCAAGGCAGAGCCCTATGATAAGTTTTGAATTGAAAGTTTTCATGCCTGAATGTTTTAAAATGAAAGATTGAGCCCCAGAATATAACTTCTCATTGCCGGTGTATTTGTACCGACCACCAGTATCCGTCTCAGGCCACCCACGGCGACGTTCTCGTCGCCATAGGAGTTGGGTTCCGGATCACCGCCTGATTCCTTGTGGTAGGGCGAGAAGAGGACGAATGGATTTTCCACCGTCGCATAGAGGCGCAGGCGGCCAATACCCATGCGTTCCACCCACTTCTGTTTAAAGTTGTATCCCATCGTAATCGTACGCACCTTTAGATACGACGCATCGAAATAGCCCAGCGTACTGCCATATTTGGGATTATCACCACTCTGTATGCCTCCCGGTTTCGGATATTTGGCATCCGTACGGTCTTCACGCCAGTATTCGACGCTCACGTTGTTGCCCGCGCGGGTATTCAGCTGATTGAGGTAGCCGGTACTTCCGTAGAGCGAACTGATCAGCGTACCGCCATTCTGGAAGGTACCTACCACATTCAGGTCGACATTTTTGTAGGCCAGACGCGTATTGAAGCCTCCCAGAAAATTGGGCTGGATATTGATGATCTGCCGGTCCGCAGCACCGATCGCCCGTGTAGGCACACCATTTGCATCGTACTCTCCGGTATATTCCACTTTGATCATTCCCACGTTACCTCCCGGCTCCAGGATATCCCGATAGGGGTCATCGGCCTGCCACAAGCCAATTTTCTTGTAGTCATAGATCACATCGATCGGATGGCCGACAAACCATTGATTACCTTCATCACGCTGGCTTCCGGAGGTCAGTTCAACGAGCTTATTGCGGTTCGCATAGAGGTTGACTCCCACATCCCATTTCCAGCCGTTTTCATTGTCGATCACCGCGCCGTTGAGGGAGAGTTCAAAGCCTTTGTTCTGCGTCTTTCCGATATTGGCCATGTAGCTGCCGCCACCGTTTGTCGGTGGCAGTCCCACGCGCAGCAATATATTGTCGGTATTCTGCACATAGTATTCCATAGTACCGCTGACCCTGTTGTTGAAGAGACCGAAGTCCAGACCGTAGTTGTAGGTCTTGGAAAACTCCCAGCCCAGCGAAGGATTGGGCAATTCGGACATGTAGTAGCCGGTCAGGAACTGCGTATCGAAATTATACGGTCTTGTACTCAGCAAGCCCAGGGTCTTGTACGGATCGACCGCCTGATTGGACGTCTGACCGTAGCCCAGGCGCAGCTTAAGCTGGTTTATCCATGGCACGGCTGACCTGAACTTCTCGTTGTGGATATTCCATCCTGCCGAAATCGCCGGATAGGCATGCCACTTGTGCCCCGGTGCCAGTCGCGAGGAGCCGTCGCGGCGCATGGTCATCGTCAGCATGTAGCGGTTGTCAAAGGTATACATGGCGCGGCCCATAAAAGACATCAGGCTGCTTTTGGCATAGCCCTGCTGGTCAGGGTTGACAATGATCTCCCCCTGGGCGCGGCCGATGTTATAGAACTGGAACGCATCGATCGGAATATCGCGGGCCGATATCAGCGTGCTGTTGGTGGTGTTCTGCTCCGCCGAATAAAGAGCCACCAAATTGAGGTTATGTTTTTGCGCAAAGGTACGATCGTAAGTCAGCAGATTTTCCATTACCCATTGTACCGTTCTGCCGTTTGCGACCGAAGCTGTGGACACATTGTCCGGGGTGCCACTGAATACACCCTGTCCAGTATAGCTGCCATCATTGTTCTGACGGAAGTTGAGTCCAAGGTTGGTGCGGTAGATCAGGCCCTCCACGCCGGGAATCCGGATCTCGCTGTACATGTTGTTGTACGAACCGAACACGCGCTGCTGATTAATATAGCTGTCCCCCAGCGCCTCATAGGACTCGCGGGTATGCACCCATTGCTGACCCGATGTCTGCTGCTGGATACGGGATTTGAGTGTGCCATCCGCATTAAAGGGATTGGCTATCGGCGAGGCGCTCAGCACGCCGTACAGGCCTAGGTTGTTGCCATTGGTGATGCTGTAGCTCTGATTGAGGTTGAACCCAAATTTAAATATCTTGCCCACCTGCTGGTCGAGTGCAGCACGCAGATTGTAGCGGGTATAGTTCTGCAGGGGAACCACGCCCTCATCGCGGAAGTAACCGGCGCCGAAGTTGTAGTTTCCTTTCTCTGCCCCACCGTTGACGCTGATATCGTGGCTGTTGACCATTCCATTTTTGTAGAAAAGGTCCTGCCAGTCTGTATTGGTATCGTCTGACTCGTCGAGGGTGTTCTGAAACTGTCCCACATAGCGGCGAATTTCGGCAAACTCCGGACCGGACATCATTGGATATTTGGCAAATACGGTACGCAATCCGGTAAAACCGTTGTACGCCAGCTGTGCCTGCTGCCCCATGCGCCCCTTGTTGGTGGTCACGAGAATCACGCCGTTGGCACCACGCGAACCGTAGATTGCCGTTGCCGAAGCATCTTTGAGCACATCCACACTCTTGATGTCCGCGGGATTGATATCCGAGATGGAACCCGCAAACGGAATTCCGTCGAGCACGATCAGCGGATTGTTGTCGGCGGTCAGGGAGCGTGTACCGCGGATCCGGATCTGCATCGGAGAGCCCGGCTTAGACGAATTCTGCTGCATATTGACCCCTGCAATACGGCCCTGCAGCGCACGGCTGATGTTGGCTGCAGGCACTTCGTTCATCGTCGTACCGCTTACCGAGGCCACCGAACCCGTCACAGCTTCTTTGCGCTGCGTACCATAACCGATGACCACCACCTCTTCCATGGCAATATCATCGGATTGCAGCGTCACCTGCACGCTGTTATTGGCGCCCACCGGCACTTCGGCTGTTTTGTAGCCTACATTGGTGAAGACCAGCACAGCGCCGTTGCCGGCCTCAATGGTAAATGTGCCCTTACTGTCTGTTGTCGTGCTCCTGGTGCCGCCCTTGACGGATACGGTCACCCCTTCAATGGGCTGTTTCTGCTGGTCTGAGACCAGCCCCTTGACCAGTTTATCCTGTGCAAAGGCCAGCTGTAGAGCTGCCAGCAAAAAGAGCAAGGGCAGTATTCCATATTGTAGCCATCGTTGTCGTTGCACAGGAATCGTAAACTTCATCATTCTCATAACTTAGGGATTTAAGAAAATTTTGTTTTCAGTTCTGTTTATAATCGTCATTTCAATATTCTTTACACATTCAGCACAGTTTATCTGATCCTGTTCGCTGTGGTGCTGTACAGGCCGATCAGCGCGCCCGTGAATCCACCGGCTACGTCCGTCGATAGGATGTCGCCCGACACGGTGTTGCCGATATTCCGGAAGGCTCCTTTCCCCACGGCATAAGCAAACTGGTAGGCGTCGCCGGCTGCTTTAACCTGCAGCTGCACCTTGGCGTTCAGATGGATTTTCTCTTTGGCCAGGATCCGCGTGCTGCCGTTTTCGCTTCTGGCAAGGACGATATGGTCCTCGTTATCCAGCTTGGTGACACCCAGCACGTAATGGTATTTTTCACTTTGCAGACAGGTGATCCCCGCCA from the Sphingobacterium thalpophilum genome contains:
- a CDS encoding RagB/SusD family nutrient uptake outer membrane protein, coding for MKTFNSKLIIGLCLGSLMLGMNSCSKFLDEQPRGIFTPGDFKTPNGINNSIVGLYAHLRYIYGQAYYYNACLTGTDEVTYAQSADENFQVMDFTGLSTMTAVNSRADVAWQAALPNINMASGIIENAPAVGTSPAIIAEAHFFRAFDYFLLVQTFGGVPLDLGGGELKYSTSVERKSKRNTVAEVYTRAIFPDLTKAISDLPDAPRLKGAVSKTVARLYLAKAYLTYAWWLENPKNIPTYPETARTDPDGKTSAWYFQQAYDMAVAAIENPGPYGLQPTFYDVNVGTNDRNNEILLFADHTEDSELYNGGSLSYGSGGAPDNFAGWMMTWNYTSITSSKTTAWNTADLVNSVQREAAQALGRPWTRMAPTINVVTETFADKTNDSRYDGTFTTVYRGNWNKANISDPSLFNANNMPVKPGEAILTFLNEEPQTPINYDNKTYKSSIGAGVLPGRADYVISPEGISRRVYPGLWKLGPYRTDNGNGLGQPNAGSTRPFNIAKFSELYFIAAEAAVKGATAKAGKSARDLVNVIRGRAGVWRWDNNGNTAKEANRRAEMLAATPAQITLNYILAERSREYYGEGYRWYDLVRTQTWSDIAKTYRIAGSNVGDHTAATFTRSIQPFHYLRPIPQGQLDAMDMSAAEKAAYQNPGYN
- a CDS encoding SusC/RagA family TonB-linked outer membrane protein, which encodes MRMMKFTIPVQRQRWLQYGILPLLFLLAALQLAFAQDKLVKGLVSDQQKQPIEGVTVSVKGGTRSTTTDSKGTFTIEAGNGAVLVFTNVGYKTAEVPVGANNSVQVTLQSDDIAMEEVVVIGYGTQRKEAVTGSVASVSGTTMNEVPAANISRALQGRIAGVNMQQNSSKPGSPMQIRIRGTRSLTADNNPLIVLDGIPFAGSISDINPADIKSVDVLKDASATAIYGSRGANGVILVTTNKGRMGQQAQLAYNGFTGLRTVFAKYPMMSGPEFAEIRRYVGQFQNTLDESDDTNTDWQDLFYKNGMVNSHDISVNGGAEKGNYNFGAGYFRDEGVVPLQNYTRYNLRAALDQQVGKIFKFGFNLNQSYSITNGNNLGLYGVLSASPIANPFNADGTLKSRIQQQTSGQQWVHTRESYEALGDSYINQQRVFGSYNNMYSEIRIPGVEGLIYRTNLGLNFRQNNDGSYTGQGVFSGTPDNVSTASVANGRTVQWVMENLLTYDRTFAQKHNLNLVALYSAEQNTTNSTLISARDIPIDAFQFYNIGRAQGEIIVNPDQQGYAKSSLMSFMGRAMYTFDNRYMLTMTMRRDGSSRLAPGHKWHAYPAISAGWNIHNEKFRSAVPWINQLKLRLGYGQTSNQAVDPYKTLGLLSTRPYNFDTQFLTGYYMSELPNPSLGWEFSKTYNYGLDFGLFNNRVSGTMEYYVQNTDNILLRVGLPPTNGGGSYMANIGKTQNKGFELSLNGAVIDNENGWKWDVGVNLYANRNKLVELTSGSQRDEGNQWFVGHPIDVIYDYKKIGLWQADDPYRDILEPGGNVGMIKVEYTGEYDANGVPTRAIGAADRQIINIQPNFLGGFNTRLAYKNVDLNVVGTFQNGGTLISSLYGSTGYLNQLNTRAGNNVSVEYWREDRTDAKYPKPGGIQSGDNPKYGSTLGYFDASYLKVRTITMGYNFKQKWVERMGIGRLRLYATVENPFVLFSPYHKESGGDPEPNSYGDENVAVGGLRRILVVGTNTPAMRSYILGLNLSF